One window of the Trifolium pratense cultivar HEN17-A07 linkage group LG2, ARS_RC_1.1, whole genome shotgun sequence genome contains the following:
- the LOC123906610 gene encoding polygalacturonase At1g48100, translating to MKTINLNTITLIITIAFLVLFSSFENCSALRGNRWRKLKASSTTFNVLDFGAKGDGHADDTKAFEDAWAAACKIEASTMVVPSGSVFLVKPISFSGPNCQPNIVFQLDGKIIAPTSSSSWGSGTLQWLEFTKLNKITIKGKGVIDGQGSIWWNGNGGLPKTKPTALRFYGSNGVTVTGITIQNSQQTHLKFDSCTNVQVFDITVSSPGDSPNTDGIHLQNSQDVVIYSSTLACGDDCVSIQTGCSNILVHNVNCGPGHGISIGSLGKENTRACVSNVTVRDTTLHNTLTGVRIKTWQGGSGSVQNIMFSNIQVSEVETPITIDQYYCDGGRCHNETSAVAVSSIHYTNVKGTYTKKPMYFACSDSLPCNGITLDTIKLEASQRSNVPFCWKAFGELKTEIVPPVDCLQRGKQSSGGIISSKESSC from the exons ATGAAGACTATTAACTTAAACACTATTACATTGATCATCACCATTGCATTTTTGGTCTTGTtttcaagttttgaaaattGTAGTGCCTTAAGAGGCAACCGTTGGAGGAAACTCAAAGCTTCCTCTACTACTTTTAATGTATTAGATTTTGGAGCTAAAGGCGATGGACATGCGGATGATACAAAG GCTTTTGAAGATGCATGGGCAGCTGCTTGTAAGATTGAGGCCTCAACAATGGTTGTTCCATCTGGTTCTGTTTTTCTAGTAAAACCAATTTCATTCTCAGGTCCTAATTGTCAGCCAAACATTGTTTTTCAG CTAGATGGAAAAATCATTGCTCCTACAAGTTCTTCATCTTGGGGGTCAGGTACCTTGCAATGGCTTGAGTTCACTAAGCTAAATAAGATTACAATTAAAGGAAAAGGTGTCATTGATGGTCAAGGCTCTATTTGGTGGAATGGCAATGGGGGACTGCCAAAAACCAAACCCACG gcACTAAGGTTCTATGGAAGTAATGGTGTAACAGTGACCGGTATAACCATTCAAAATAGTCAACAAACCCATCTCAAGTTTGATTCATGCACAAATGTTCAAGTCTTTGATATAACTGTTTCATCACCGGGTGATAGTCCTAACACCGATGGAATTCACCTACAAAATTCCCAAGATGTTGTTATCTACAGTAGCACACTTGCTTGTG GAGATGATTGTGTGTCTATACAAACCGGTTGTTCCAATATATTGGTGCACAATGTGAATTGTGGACCTGGTCATGGAATTAGCATTGGAAGTCTTGGAAAAGAGAACactagagcttgtgtttcaaaTGTCACTGTCCGTGATACTACACTACACAATACCTTGACTGGTGTGAGAATCAAAACATGGCAG GGAGGCTCTGGCTCAGTCCAAAACATAATGTTCTCAAACATTCAAGTTTCAGAAGTTGAAACTCCAATAACAATTGATCAATACTATTGTGATGGTGGAAGATGCCATAATGAAACATCAGCAGTAGCAGTATCAAGCATACATTATACAAATGTAAAAGGAACATACACTAAAAAGCCTATGTATTTTGCATGTAGTGATAGTTTACCATGTAATGGTATAACACTTGATACAATAAAGCTAGAAGCAAGTCAAAGATCTAATGTTCCTTTTTGTTGGAAAGCATTTGGTGAGTTGAAAACTGAAATTGTTCCTCCTGTTGATTGTCTTCAAAGAGGGAAACAATCAAGTGGTGGAATAATTTCTAGCAAAGAAAGTTCTTGCTAA